The following proteins are encoded in a genomic region of Aquifex aeolicus VF5:
- a CDS encoding DNA double-strand break repair nuclease NurA, producing MPLWGRFRISFDSWKMMSLDNHVLEESSEIGEVNVETSEWKPINGCIPEDYDEENLKIAFIDGVRRTENIVYLEDPNSASVVEGAFVSIGAGAMVLSYGKVNSLEDSLKKSVVKRYFLLRDNVDISQPTIVFLTQTGKLEFKVDRAKKELSPYVNELMANLELWVAQQVYKAKMADLMITDGTLHYVAKAKNLPFIGYVKKHRKIYLYPEHIKVLQELKVGQRTPIILIHSQPTMDSQNKSFDKYTWYVKLNENEGITSVARLEVPAELGLEEAVKLANLTAYLMPKFASAEFNDKRAPQNLIPIKYLENYLRRRLGSQSLIRRLIAQRIMERV from the coding sequence ATGCCTTTGTGGGGAAGGTTCAGAATATCTTTCGACAGCTGGAAGATGATGTCACTCGATAACCATGTCCTTGAAGAGTCATCCGAGATAGGCGAAGTAAACGTAGAAACGAGTGAATGGAAACCTATAAATGGATGTATTCCTGAGGATTATGACGAAGAAAATTTAAAGATTGCATTTATAGACGGTGTAAGAAGAACGGAAAACATCGTTTACCTTGAAGATCCAAACAGTGCAAGCGTTGTGGAAGGTGCCTTTGTTTCCATAGGCGCCGGTGCGATGGTTTTGTCCTACGGAAAGGTGAATTCCTTGGAAGACTCATTAAAAAAATCCGTCGTGAAAAGGTACTTCCTTTTAAGGGACAACGTGGACATCTCTCAACCCACTATCGTGTTCTTAACACAAACGGGAAAGCTTGAATTTAAGGTTGACAGGGCTAAAAAGGAACTCTCACCTTACGTCAACGAACTTATGGCTAATTTAGAACTCTGGGTAGCACAGCAGGTGTACAAGGCAAAAATGGCGGATTTGATGATAACCGACGGAACGCTCCACTACGTCGCAAAAGCCAAGAACCTTCCCTTTATAGGATACGTGAAGAAACACAGAAAGATTTACCTCTATCCTGAGCACATAAAGGTTTTACAAGAGCTCAAGGTCGGACAGAGAACTCCCATAATTCTCATACACTCCCAGCCTACCATGGACTCCCAAAACAAGAGCTTTGACAAGTACACGTGGTACGTGAAGTTAAACGAAAACGAGGGAATTACGAGCGTGGCCAGACTGGAAGTTCCCGCAGAACTCGGTTTAGAGGAAGCGGTAAAGCTTGCGAACTTAACAGCTTACTTGATGCCCAAATTCGCCTCTGCTGAGTTCAACGACAAGAGAGCACCTCAGAACTTAATCCCCATAAAGTACTTAGAAAATTACCTGAGGAGGAGACTCGGAAGCCAGTCCTTAATAAGGAGACTCATAGCCCAGAGGATTATGGAGAGAGTATGA
- a CDS encoding ADP-ribose-binding protein, with the protein MDIKVVKGSITEVDADVIVNPANSRGLMGGGVAVVIKRLGGEEIEREAVEKAPIPVGSAVLTTAGKLKFKGVIHAPTMEEPAMPSSEEKVRKATRAALELADKECFKIVAIPGMGTGVGGVPKEVAARAMVEEIRKFEPKCLEKVILVDIDEEMVEAWEKVLGLR; encoded by the coding sequence ATGGACATAAAAGTCGTAAAGGGAAGTATTACGGAAGTTGACGCCGATGTAATCGTTAACCCTGCAAACAGCAGAGGGTTAATGGGGGGCGGAGTAGCGGTAGTTATAAAAAGACTTGGTGGAGAGGAGATAGAAAGGGAAGCTGTAGAAAAAGCTCCTATTCCCGTTGGTTCGGCTGTCCTGACTACAGCAGGAAAACTCAAGTTCAAGGGTGTGATACATGCTCCCACTATGGAAGAACCAGCCATGCCCTCCTCCGAGGAAAAGGTAAGAAAGGCAACGAGAGCTGCTCTCGAGCTTGCGGATAAAGAGTGTTTTAAAATTGTAGCTATTCCGGGTATGGGAACGGGAGTCGGCGGAGTACCAAAGGAAGTTGCCGCAAGGGCTATGGTTGAGGAGATAAGGAAGTTTGAGCCAAAGTGTCTTGAGAAGGTTATTCTCGTTGATATAGACGAGGAGATGGTAGAGGCGTGGGAAAAGGTTCTTGGATTGCGTTAA
- a CDS encoding DNA gyrase/topoisomerase IV subunit A translates to MENRENLVEIPIEEEVKQAYIDYAMSVIVGRAIPDVRDGLKPVQRRILYSMYEMGLLPDKPFKKSARIVGETLGKYHPHGDQAVYEALVRMAQDFTMRYPLIIGQGNFGSIDGDPAAQMRYTEAKLSPLAVEMLTDIDKDTVDFQPNFDDTLMEPEVLPSKFPNLLCNGTSGIAVGLATSIPPHNLTEVGNALVKLAQNPQISVDEIMEILKGPDFPTGGVIENFAQVKEIYKTGRGIIKVKGKAHVEKVQGGRERIVITEIPYQVNKAELIKKIADNVRNGKIKEISDIRDETDKEGIRIVVELKRDAKGEEVLKKLYKYTPLEKGFPVNLVVLIDKEPKLVDIKTLLREFIKHRLEVILRRSKYFLKKVQDRLHIVEGLLKAINFIDDIIERIRRSKDASEARNYLMEEFGLSEKQAQAVLDLRLQRLTSLEREKLLEEEKELREKIEYYKKLVASEGERIKVFIEETEELVKKYGDKRRTFIGGVKEVKEGSITVAVLQDGSIIPVEELPLEKAPVVNILRVPFTEGLFLVSNRGRVYWIAGSQALQGSKVSLKSREEKIVGAFIREKFGNRLLLATKKGYVKKIPLAEFEYKAQGMPIIKLTEGDEVVSIASSVDETHILLFTKKGRVARFSVREVPPSTPGARGVQGIKLEKNDETSGLRIWNGEPYLLVITAKGRVKKISHEEIPKTNRGVKGTEVSGTKDTLVDLIPIKEEVELLITTKNGKAFYGQNQPERHTTFY, encoded by the coding sequence ATGGAAAACAGGGAAAACCTCGTGGAAATTCCCATAGAGGAAGAGGTAAAACAGGCATACATAGACTACGCAATGTCCGTAATAGTCGGGAGGGCAATTCCCGACGTAAGGGACGGACTAAAACCTGTTCAAAGGAGAATCCTCTACTCCATGTACGAAATGGGACTGCTTCCCGATAAGCCCTTTAAGAAGAGTGCGAGAATAGTTGGCGAAACTTTGGGTAAGTACCACCCCCACGGCGATCAGGCGGTTTATGAAGCGTTAGTTAGAATGGCTCAGGACTTTACCATGAGATACCCCCTGATAATAGGTCAGGGGAATTTCGGTTCCATAGACGGTGATCCGGCGGCTCAGATGCGCTATACGGAGGCAAAACTCTCACCCCTCGCCGTTGAAATGCTTACGGACATAGATAAAGATACGGTAGACTTCCAACCTAACTTTGACGATACACTGATGGAACCCGAAGTGCTTCCTTCAAAGTTTCCAAACTTGCTTTGCAACGGCACAAGCGGTATAGCGGTAGGACTCGCTACATCAATACCACCCCACAACTTAACAGAAGTGGGAAATGCTCTGGTGAAACTCGCCCAGAATCCCCAGATATCCGTGGACGAAATTATGGAAATACTGAAAGGTCCTGACTTTCCCACAGGAGGAGTGATAGAAAACTTTGCGCAGGTGAAGGAAATATACAAAACCGGAAGGGGAATAATAAAGGTTAAAGGGAAAGCTCACGTTGAGAAAGTTCAAGGAGGAAGGGAAAGGATAGTTATAACGGAAATTCCTTATCAGGTGAACAAGGCAGAACTCATAAAGAAAATTGCGGACAACGTAAGGAACGGAAAGATTAAAGAAATCTCAGACATAAGGGACGAAACGGACAAGGAGGGAATCAGGATAGTTGTAGAGCTTAAGAGGGACGCAAAAGGCGAAGAGGTTCTCAAAAAACTCTACAAGTACACCCCACTTGAGAAAGGTTTCCCCGTAAACCTCGTAGTTCTAATAGACAAAGAACCTAAACTCGTTGACATAAAAACGCTTCTCAGGGAGTTCATAAAGCACAGACTGGAAGTAATACTCAGGCGATCTAAGTACTTCCTCAAGAAAGTTCAAGACAGACTCCACATAGTAGAGGGACTGCTAAAAGCCATAAACTTCATAGACGACATAATAGAAAGGATAAGAAGGTCAAAAGACGCGTCAGAGGCGAGGAATTATTTAATGGAAGAATTCGGGCTCTCTGAAAAGCAGGCTCAGGCGGTTCTGGACCTCAGACTCCAGCGTCTTACATCCTTAGAGAGGGAAAAACTCCTTGAAGAAGAAAAGGAACTGAGGGAAAAGATTGAGTACTACAAGAAACTCGTTGCGAGCGAAGGCGAGAGGATAAAGGTCTTCATTGAGGAGACCGAAGAACTCGTAAAGAAGTACGGAGACAAGAGAAGAACCTTCATAGGTGGTGTAAAGGAAGTAAAGGAAGGTTCAATTACGGTTGCAGTTCTTCAGGACGGCTCTATAATTCCCGTGGAAGAATTGCCTCTTGAAAAAGCTCCAGTTGTGAACATACTCAGAGTTCCCTTTACGGAAGGTCTCTTCTTGGTTTCAAATAGAGGAAGAGTTTACTGGATTGCGGGTTCTCAGGCACTTCAGGGCAGTAAAGTATCTCTAAAATCAAGGGAAGAAAAAATAGTAGGTGCATTCATAAGGGAAAAATTCGGAAACAGATTGCTCCTTGCAACCAAGAAAGGATACGTGAAGAAGATTCCGCTTGCCGAGTTTGAGTACAAAGCTCAGGGAATGCCCATAATAAAGCTAACAGAAGGGGACGAAGTCGTAAGTATAGCTAGTTCCGTTGACGAAACACACATACTCCTCTTCACAAAAAAAGGAAGAGTTGCACGCTTCAGTGTGAGAGAAGTTCCACCCTCCACTCCCGGGGCAAGGGGCGTTCAGGGGATAAAACTCGAAAAGAACGATGAAACCTCTGGGCTAAGGATATGGAACGGCGAACCATACCTCCTCGTCATAACCGCAAAAGGCAGAGTTAAAAAGATTTCCCACGAGGAAATCCCGAAAACCAACAGAGGTGTTAAGGGAACGGAAGTATCGGGAACTAAAGACACGCTCGTTGACCTTATCCCTATAAAGGAGGAAGTAGAACTCCTTATAACGACAAAAAACGGAAAAGCCTTCTACGGACAAAATCAACCAGAAAGACATACCACTTTCTACTAA
- the trpS gene encoding tryptophan--tRNA ligase, with translation MRIVSGMRPTGKLHLGHYFGVIRNWVKLQEEHECFFFIADWHALTTAYKNTKELRQNIREVMIDWLALGLDPQKSVLFIQSLVKEHAELFLLFGMITPKSWLELNPTYKDLKYNLLRLTDLEKEFKEKLKERISEIVNLIPFNITKEEKFREHLLENLTQTMIEALFEGEIEPEILKRLNVSKRDFYETDTFGFLGYPVLQAADILIYKGEGVPVGEDQLPHIELSREIARRFNRLYGKIFPEPKALLTETPKIPGTDGRKMSKSYGNAVFFSDEKEEVEKKVMKMFTDPQKIRKNDPGRPEICPVFSWHKLFTKDEELVKKIEEDCRAGRLGCVECKRILLKHLEEFLEPIRERRRELEKRINEIEEVFYENSRKAREIAQKTMEEVRKAMNLP, from the coding sequence ATGCGAATAGTTAGCGGAATGAGACCCACCGGGAAGCTCCATCTCGGACACTACTTCGGCGTTATAAGAAACTGGGTGAAACTTCAGGAAGAGCACGAGTGTTTTTTCTTCATAGCGGACTGGCATGCCCTTACCACCGCTTATAAAAACACCAAAGAACTCAGACAAAACATAAGGGAGGTTATGATAGATTGGCTCGCTCTGGGACTTGACCCTCAAAAAAGTGTCCTCTTTATTCAATCTCTCGTAAAAGAGCACGCGGAACTCTTTTTACTTTTCGGAATGATTACTCCAAAGAGCTGGCTGGAACTGAACCCGACTTACAAAGACCTAAAGTACAACCTTCTGAGACTCACGGATTTGGAAAAGGAGTTCAAAGAAAAATTGAAGGAAAGAATTTCCGAAATCGTGAACCTCATTCCCTTTAATATAACTAAAGAAGAAAAATTCAGAGAGCACCTTCTTGAGAACTTAACACAGACCATGATAGAGGCACTCTTTGAGGGAGAGATTGAACCGGAGATTTTAAAAAGGCTCAACGTGTCTAAGAGGGATTTTTACGAAACGGATACCTTTGGATTTCTGGGATATCCAGTTCTACAAGCGGCGGACATACTCATTTACAAAGGCGAAGGTGTGCCCGTGGGAGAGGATCAACTTCCTCACATAGAACTCTCCCGTGAAATAGCAAGAAGGTTTAACAGACTCTACGGAAAGATATTCCCAGAGCCAAAAGCCCTCCTGACAGAAACTCCCAAAATCCCCGGAACTGACGGAAGGAAGATGTCAAAATCTTACGGAAACGCTGTTTTCTTCTCGGACGAAAAAGAAGAAGTGGAAAAGAAAGTGATGAAGATGTTCACGGACCCACAAAAGATAAGAAAAAACGACCCCGGAAGACCCGAAATATGCCCCGTATTTTCCTGGCACAAGCTATTCACGAAAGATGAGGAACTCGTGAAAAAGATAGAAGAGGACTGCAGAGCCGGAAGGCTGGGATGTGTAGAGTGCAAAAGGATACTCCTCAAACACCTTGAAGAGTTTTTAGAACCCATAAGGGAAAGGAGAAGGGAACTTGAGAAGCGTATAAACGAAATAGAAGAGGTGTTTTACGAAAACTCCCGAAAAGCCAGAGAGATAGCCCAGAAAACCATGGAAGAAGTGAGAAAAGCCATGAACCTTCCCTGA
- a CDS encoding nicotinamidase, with product MKVKLTDRDALIVVDMQKDFMPGGALPVPEGDKIIPRINEYVKLFEKKGLPVFYTRDWHPENHISFKGHGGIWPPHCVQGTEGAKFHEDLYIPADNKFIISKGTSQEFDAYSGFQGTILNDLLKERGVRRIFVCGVATDYCVKNTTIGGINLGYQAFVLEDAIKGVDVNPGDVERAINEMMERGAAFIKIEDIVDYKK from the coding sequence ATGAAGGTGAAGTTAACCGATAGAGACGCCCTTATAGTCGTTGATATGCAAAAGGACTTTATGCCCGGTGGTGCACTACCCGTTCCAGAGGGAGACAAGATAATACCGAGGATAAACGAGTACGTCAAACTCTTTGAAAAGAAAGGACTTCCTGTTTTCTACACGAGGGACTGGCACCCAGAAAATCACATATCCTTCAAAGGACACGGCGGTATATGGCCACCTCACTGTGTTCAGGGAACGGAAGGTGCTAAGTTCCACGAAGACCTGTACATCCCCGCGGACAACAAGTTCATAATTTCAAAGGGAACTTCTCAGGAGTTTGACGCGTATTCCGGTTTTCAGGGAACGATTTTAAATGACCTTTTGAAAGAGAGGGGAGTAAGAAGGATATTCGTGTGCGGAGTGGCAACGGATTACTGCGTTAAAAACACAACGATAGGCGGTATAAACCTCGGCTACCAGGCCTTTGTTCTGGAAGATGCGATAAAGGGCGTGGACGTGAACCCCGGAGACGTTGAGAGAGCAATAAACGAGATGATGGAAAGGGGAGCTGCCTTTATAAAGATTGAAGATATAGTAGATTACAAAAAGTAA
- a CDS encoding DUF523 domain-containing protein: MKRVLVSRCLLECCYRYDAKDVRVENIKELLKNYEVIPICPEVELLGLPVPRPRLKLVPVKGEIRLLKEDTGEDLTEVLEKKSREFLEKVKPIHAAFLKSKSPSCGVKDAKVYKCLNCEEEVGRESGIFAKVLMEMFPDIPIITF, from the coding sequence ATGAAGAGGGTTTTAGTAAGCAGGTGTCTCCTTGAGTGTTGCTACCGCTACGATGCAAAAGACGTAAGGGTGGAAAACATAAAGGAATTACTCAAAAATTACGAAGTAATCCCTATTTGTCCAGAAGTTGAACTCTTAGGACTTCCCGTCCCGAGACCAAGACTAAAGCTCGTTCCAGTAAAAGGAGAGATAAGACTTTTAAAAGAAGACACGGGAGAGGATTTAACGGAAGTTCTGGAGAAAAAATCAAGGGAATTTCTCGAAAAGGTAAAACCCATACACGCGGCTTTTTTAAAATCAAAGTCTCCGAGTTGCGGAGTGAAAGACGCAAAGGTTTACAAGTGTCTAAATTGCGAAGAAGAAGTGGGAAGGGAAAGCGGGATATTTGCAAAGGTTTTAATGGAAATGTTTCCGGATATACCGATAATTACCTTTTAA
- a CDS encoding MBL fold metallo-hydrolase — protein MAEQILYDTEDHKVVLFEELTPASAVEANQYLIIHKGEGILLDPGGHKVFAKLKSDISKYLPPQQIKYIFLSHQDPDIVAGINGWLLTTNAEALIPKLWYRFLPHFGLESRYEERVIPIDDKGTRVNLNGCELLVLPAHFMHSPGNFQLYDPCSKILFSGDLGASLNQPYTIVENFEEHVKYMEGFHRRYMASNKVLRFWANMVRQLDIEIIAPQHGAIFKGKDMVNKFIEWVENLECGVDLMTQEMYSIP, from the coding sequence ATGGCGGAGCAAATCCTTTACGATACCGAGGATCATAAGGTAGTACTTTTCGAAGAACTCACTCCTGCGAGCGCAGTGGAAGCTAATCAATACCTCATAATACACAAGGGTGAGGGGATACTCCTCGATCCGGGAGGACATAAAGTATTTGCAAAGTTGAAATCCGATATATCTAAGTACCTTCCTCCTCAACAGATAAAGTACATATTCCTCTCACACCAAGATCCCGATATAGTTGCAGGAATAAACGGGTGGCTCCTTACGACAAACGCAGAAGCCTTAATTCCCAAACTCTGGTACAGATTTTTACCTCACTTCGGACTGGAAAGCAGGTACGAGGAAAGGGTAATTCCGATAGACGATAAAGGAACAAGGGTAAATTTAAACGGGTGTGAACTTTTAGTACTTCCCGCACACTTCATGCACTCACCCGGCAACTTCCAGCTATACGACCCCTGTTCAAAGATACTCTTCAGCGGAGATTTAGGGGCTTCTCTGAACCAGCCTTACACTATTGTTGAGAACTTCGAAGAACACGTAAAGTATATGGAAGGTTTCCACAGGAGGTACATGGCTTCCAACAAGGTACTCAGATTCTGGGCAAATATGGTGAGGCAGTTAGATATAGAAATAATAGCTCCTCAGCACGGAGCGATATTCAAAGGAAAAGACATGGTAAACAAGTTCATAGAATGGGTTGAAAATCTGGAGTGCGGTGTTGACCTCATGACTCAGGAGATGTATTCTATACCCTGA
- a CDS encoding nucleoside hydrolase, with translation MNVVLSLETWDIDDTLALLFLAHYHQKGKIDLLAVEVDKGPPSQNNYVKYLLQKIHLNVPVFSRNVEEDKSELPEYYYELFEDLKLESQESQRREELLDLLKGKEFKLVVGGSLNLIPFLLENSVFPEEIFVQGGFAGKNITGKTHEKFGDRYFKATFNFNKDVKATLRTFELLKEFRIPTYLISKNLNHTILIKEEDIPQKEPSTKAQELYFEILKKYLRKYRKEKSLHDVYACIAMFKKNLFVWKEVIPVYRKGRKYTEWGSVEAKSNIWITVDGKREEIKDYAVFRKEF, from the coding sequence ATGAACGTAGTTTTATCGCTCGAGACGTGGGATATAGACGACACCCTTGCTCTCCTTTTCCTCGCCCACTACCACCAGAAGGGCAAAATAGACCTGCTTGCGGTAGAGGTGGACAAGGGACCTCCCTCTCAGAATAATTACGTGAAGTACTTACTTCAAAAAATACATTTAAACGTTCCCGTATTCTCAAGAAACGTGGAGGAAGATAAATCCGAACTTCCCGAGTATTACTACGAGTTGTTTGAAGACCTAAAACTGGAAAGTCAGGAATCCCAAAGGAGAGAAGAACTTCTAGATCTTTTAAAGGGCAAAGAATTTAAACTCGTTGTGGGCGGAAGCCTTAACTTAATTCCCTTTTTACTGGAAAACAGTGTGTTCCCAGAAGAAATATTCGTGCAGGGAGGTTTTGCGGGGAAAAACATAACCGGTAAAACCCACGAAAAGTTCGGTGACAGATACTTTAAGGCGACTTTTAACTTCAACAAAGACGTAAAGGCGACGCTCAGAACCTTTGAACTCTTAAAGGAGTTCAGAATTCCCACGTACCTGATTTCCAAAAATTTAAACCACACAATACTCATAAAAGAAGAAGACATCCCTCAAAAAGAACCCTCAACGAAGGCTCAGGAACTCTACTTTGAAATACTCAAAAAGTACCTCAGGAAGTACAGAAAGGAAAAGAGCCTCCACGACGTTTACGCCTGTATAGCGATGTTTAAAAAGAATTTGTTCGTCTGGAAGGAGGTAATTCCCGTTTACAGGAAGGGAAGAAAGTACACGGAGTGGGGAAGCGTAGAAGCGAAGAGCAATATATGGATAACCGTAGACGGAAAAAGAGAAGAGATTAAGGATTACGCCGTTTTCAGGAAGGAGTTCTAA
- a CDS encoding OmpP1/FadL family transporter, whose protein sequence is MKRLALSALLIPAISLAVGYRVPEQSIRSTGTAASYTSTVEHADSVHFNPANMSFLKDRWYFELGSRLIYLPKIKFKGNVLDPVQKRYVYVDTRSEDETHFVPYFHMVFPEVKNFRFGISFVTPAGLSKRWDDVPVSAYAKRFTLKVYELDFALSYRVNEKFSVGGGLRGVYASGKVKLYYPNVYNLKLDGDTDVKPGYYLSFTFKPTENFNISAVYRSKVDLDIEGDAKGNIGLHRVNTSGDVSVPLPAELRISGSYVWNNTTFELTLERTFWSSYDYLDFNYKDPVAENQFGKPIEKDWEDVNTYRFGLQHKFGDSFKGLLGIAYSESPIPSKSLGFELPEPKSVWILSLGGIYNLTKNWEVGFSYLYLAKDSRKVDNQRIKGEFSDISAHLFTLSVGAKF, encoded by the coding sequence GTGAAAAGATTAGCCCTTTCTGCACTTCTGATCCCGGCTATTTCCTTAGCGGTTGGATATAGAGTTCCTGAACAGTCCATTCGTTCCACTGGAACCGCAGCTTCTTACACCTCAACTGTGGAGCACGCCGATTCTGTACACTTCAACCCTGCAAACATGTCATTTCTGAAGGACAGGTGGTACTTTGAACTGGGAAGCAGATTAATATATCTGCCCAAAATAAAGTTTAAGGGAAACGTTCTTGACCCTGTTCAAAAACGCTACGTTTACGTGGATACGCGTTCCGAGGACGAAACACACTTCGTCCCGTACTTCCACATGGTATTCCCTGAGGTTAAAAATTTCAGGTTCGGTATTTCCTTTGTTACACCTGCAGGTCTCTCCAAGAGGTGGGACGATGTTCCGGTGAGTGCCTACGCTAAGAGGTTTACACTAAAGGTTTACGAACTTGACTTTGCCCTGTCGTACAGGGTAAACGAAAAGTTCTCCGTAGGTGGAGGTTTGAGGGGAGTTTACGCAAGCGGAAAAGTGAAACTCTATTATCCGAATGTTTACAACTTAAAACTTGATGGGGATACAGATGTAAAGCCCGGTTACTACCTCTCCTTCACTTTCAAGCCCACTGAGAACTTTAACATATCCGCGGTATACAGGTCAAAAGTTGATTTGGATATAGAGGGTGATGCGAAGGGAAATATAGGATTACATAGAGTGAATACTTCGGGAGATGTCAGCGTTCCTCTTCCGGCAGAATTGAGAATTTCAGGTTCATACGTGTGGAATAACACTACCTTTGAGCTTACTCTCGAGAGAACGTTCTGGTCCTCCTACGACTACCTCGACTTCAATTACAAGGATCCTGTCGCAGAAAACCAGTTCGGAAAACCCATAGAGAAGGATTGGGAAGATGTGAACACATACAGGTTCGGATTACAGCACAAATTTGGCGATAGCTTTAAGGGACTGCTCGGTATAGCGTACAGTGAATCTCCGATACCTTCAAAAAGCTTAGGGTTTGAATTGCCGGAGCCCAAAAGCGTATGGATTCTTTCCCTCGGAGGGATATACAACCTTACGAAAAACTGGGAAGTAGGATTCTCTTACCTATACCTTGCAAAGGACAGCAGAAAGGTTGATAACCAGAGGATAAAGGGAGAGTTTTCGGATATAAGCGCTCACCTCTTTACGCTTTCAGTTGGGGCAAAGTTTTAG
- a CDS encoding SCO family protein translates to MSLRFLYLILLYILLILGCQKKESFNGILYDKPAYNFCLKTEENGKVKEVCLKDILKEKDIVLVFFGFTHCPDVCPAAMEVLKNTMKKLDEDERKRVQVVFISVDPERDTPKLVSQYAKYFDESFLGLTGTPEEIKEVAKAYKVFYEKVPQKGSNDYLVNHSALIYLITKDGKIKLIYSASKQKPNLIAEDVKKLLD, encoded by the coding sequence ATGAGCCTGAGGTTCCTTTACTTAATCCTTTTATATATTCTACTCATCTTAGGTTGTCAAAAAAAGGAAAGCTTTAACGGAATACTTTACGACAAACCGGCTTACAACTTCTGCTTGAAGACTGAAGAAAACGGGAAGGTTAAAGAAGTATGTCTTAAAGATATACTCAAAGAAAAGGACATAGTTCTCGTGTTCTTTGGTTTCACCCACTGTCCGGACGTTTGCCCGGCTGCCATGGAAGTTCTCAAAAACACTATGAAAAAACTCGACGAGGATGAAAGGAAAAGGGTTCAGGTGGTCTTTATCAGCGTTGATCCGGAAAGGGATACTCCGAAGCTTGTTTCTCAATACGCCAAGTACTTTGACGAGAGCTTCTTGGGACTCACGGGAACGCCCGAGGAGATAAAGGAAGTCGCAAAGGCTTATAAAGTCTTTTACGAAAAAGTCCCTCAAAAGGGCAGTAATGATTATCTCGTGAACCACTCAGCTCTTATCTATTTGATAACCAAAGACGGAAAAATAAAACTCATATACTCTGCAAGCAAACAAAAACCAAACTTAATTGCGGAGGATGTAAAGAAACTTCTCGATTAA
- a CDS encoding efflux RND transporter periplasmic adaptor subunit — translation MGKGSWIALIFLLLICFVFSEEIPVNVIVKGKVQKVFVKEGDTVKKAQKLLKISDELYTLKLKALEAKLMELEEKRKKAERYYRRYEEMFNRDLLAESVLEDKRTELKVLEYQIEEVRAEMERIKKLINYTEVRSPFSGKVKSVLVGEGSFVNGELTPQTVIIIERR, via the coding sequence GTGGGAAAAGGTTCTTGGATTGCGTTAATATTCCTTCTCCTGATTTGCTTCGTCTTTTCAGAGGAGATTCCTGTAAACGTAATAGTAAAAGGAAAAGTTCAAAAAGTATTCGTAAAGGAAGGGGATACGGTTAAAAAGGCACAAAAACTTTTAAAAATCTCGGATGAACTCTACACACTGAAGCTCAAAGCCCTCGAGGCAAAACTCATGGAACTGGAAGAGAAGAGAAAAAAGGCGGAGAGGTACTACAGAAGGTACGAGGAAATGTTCAACAGAGACCTCCTTGCAGAAAGCGTACTCGAAGATAAAAGGACTGAGCTGAAGGTTTTAGAGTACCAGATAGAGGAAGTAAGAGCGGAAATGGAAAGGATAAAGAAATTGATAAATTACACGGAGGTGAGAAGTCCGTTTTCGGGAAAGGTAAAGAGTGTACTTGTAGGGGAAGGGAGTTTCGTTAACGGAGAACTTACTCCGCAAACGGTTATCATTATTGAAAGGAGGTAA
- a CDS encoding sulfite oxidase-like oxidoreductase, protein MKKRIISPTVKKKEDRLPPGQKWIKAPIVYDIVDDIPDWDMEKYRFKVWGEVENPIELTYEELLKLPSAEVVADFHCVTRWSVPEIVWEGVLTKDLLEIVKPKPTAQYVLVHCLEGYTTNLPVEYLEKEDSILAYKMFGKPIPKRHGYPLRLVVPQLYAWKSAKYVWGIEFLDHLVPGYWEVRGYHHVGDPWKEERFWGD, encoded by the coding sequence ATGAAAAAGAGGATTATTAGCCCAACAGTAAAGAAGAAAGAGGATAGGCTCCCGCCGGGACAAAAGTGGATAAAGGCTCCCATAGTTTACGATATCGTTGACGATATTCCGGACTGGGATATGGAGAAGTACAGGTTCAAAGTTTGGGGAGAGGTTGAAAATCCCATAGAGCTGACCTACGAAGAGCTCTTAAAACTCCCTTCCGCGGAAGTGGTTGCGGACTTTCACTGCGTAACGCGCTGGAGCGTTCCAGAAATCGTGTGGGAAGGTGTGCTTACGAAGGATCTTTTGGAAATAGTAAAGCCAAAACCTACTGCACAGTACGTTCTCGTACACTGCCTTGAAGGTTATACTACGAACCTGCCCGTTGAGTACTTGGAAAAGGAAGACAGTATTCTGGCTTACAAGATGTTTGGAAAACCAATTCCGAAAAGACACGGCTATCCCTTAAGACTCGTAGTCCCTCAGCTTTACGCGTGGAAGAGTGCAAAGTACGTGTGGGGTATAGAGTTTCTGGACCATCTCGTTCCCGGATACTGGGAAGTAAGGGGATATCACCACGTAGGAGACCCCTGGAAAGAGGAACGCTTCTGGGGAGATTAA